CGTTCAAGATCTAAAGTTGGTTGCACCCAACCCAAAGGCGGTTCACAGCTCCAGCAGGAAGTTCACGTACGAACCAGAACTTGCGGCAGGCCAATGTACAGGTCTGTCTGTTAAAGGGGTCTTCAAAAGATCTCCAAGAGTTATTTATCTACGTAACGGAACCCCCATGGAGTTCGAGTCTAAAATGACAAAAATTTCCGATGAACAGTGGGTCTTCACCCTTAAGGTTCCCGAAGGCTTTAGAGCCTGGAACGCCTCCGTTCTAGTACCAGAAAAGCTGGGAAGAGACAACGAATTTCTCAAGGCGTGCCAAGAATACAGAGAGAGTCTCTTTTCCTTCGTGAAGAAAAGAGTGCTGACACTCGAAGAACTCTCTGGACTCAAGATTCCTGCGGAACCCATCCCCCCAGAGAAATACTGTTCCGAACTGAAAGCAAATGGAGAGAGGATATCCTCAACGAGACTTCTGGGCGGTTCATGCCTATATGGAAATGGGAACTACTACATCAGGGATTACCAGGGAGGCACATCAAGAACTATAGAGACCAACTTTAACTCAACCGGCTGCAAGCCGGCTGTGTGGGTTGTTTTTAACGGACTTCTAGAGGGATCGAGCGACCGCGTTGAGGTTAATGATCATTCAAGGGCCGTGTTTGGTGTCTTCGGGAACATGTCCGTTTACAATGGGGAAGGTGAGGGGCCGCTGGCCGTTGATTCAGCCGGGTATATTACCCTCGACATAACAACCGAGCCTTAGGCGTTTCTTTGATTCCATTTTTGGAACAAATTTTTTAAAAATTTAGAACATTTCTTTGGTGGGGAGGATAAATGAACTGGGACAGAGTTAGGGGTCTAGTCCTTGAAGGAAAGCCAGTTGTTCTCATAGACAATCGAAGGGAGTTCGAGGCTGATCTAATTTATCCAGCCGAGATAGCTTCTCCCGAGATCGTCAACTTCATGCTCTCCATGAAAGGCCTCCTCTGCCTCACGATGGACATGGACGAGGCGTTGAAGAGGGGCTTCTTCCCGCTTCCCAGCAAGGAAGGAGAGACGAACTTCTTGGTTCCCGTTGATTACAAAGAAACTTTCACGGGAATAACCGCTGAAGAGAGGGCCTTAACGGCCCGGAAGATTGCTGAAGGGCTTGGTGTGGGGGCCTTCCGCTATCCTGGACATCTCCACCTCCTTGGCGGCATCGGCCTCAACAGGAGGAGGGGGCACACGGAGAGCTCTCTTGAGCTGATGGAGATACTCGGCTTCAAGAGGTACGCCCTGATGGTTGAGATACTCGACGAAAAGGGCGACTCTCACAACAGGGAGTACGCCTTGAAGCTCGCGGAGGAGCACGGCCTTCCAGTCCTCACCACGGACGATGTCTGGAAGGAATTCGTGAGGAGAAAACAGCTGATGAGAATCTACGCCAGCGCGAGGCTCCCGACGAGGTACGGCGACTTTAGAATAATAGCCTTCGACAACGAGCTGGACTTTAAGGAGCATGTGGCAATAGTCAAGGAGCCCTATGGTGAGGTCCCACTTGTCAGGGTTCACTCAAAGTGCCTCACAGGAGACACATTCGCTTCACTCAAGTGCGACTGCGGGAGCCAGCTCGCCAACGCCCTCAGGATGATAGCCCAGGAGGGCGGGATACTCCTCTACATGGACCAGGAAGGCAGGGGAATCGGCCTGAAGGAGAAGATAAAGGCCTACGAGCTCCAGGACAAAGGCTTTGACACCGTTGAGGCCAACAAAGCCCTCGGCCGCGGTGAGGACGAGAGGACTTACGAGGCCGCCTTCCAGATGCTTCGTGCTCTGGGAGTTTCAAAGATCAGGCTGATAACCAACAACCCGAGGAAGGCAAAGGCCCTTGAGGAGTTCGGGATAGAGGTCGTTGAGACGGTTCCGGCTCCGGGGGAGGTTA
This sequence is a window from Thermococcus kodakarensis KOD1. Protein-coding genes within it:
- a CDS encoding bifunctional 3,4-dihydroxy-2-butanone-4-phosphate synthase/GTP cyclohydrolase II, giving the protein MNWDRVRGLVLEGKPVVLIDNRREFEADLIYPAEIASPEIVNFMLSMKGLLCLTMDMDEALKRGFFPLPSKEGETNFLVPVDYKETFTGITAEERALTARKIAEGLGVGAFRYPGHLHLLGGIGLNRRRGHTESSLELMEILGFKRYALMVEILDEKGDSHNREYALKLAEEHGLPVLTTDDVWKEFVRRKQLMRIYASARLPTRYGDFRIIAFDNELDFKEHVAIVKEPYGEVPLVRVHSKCLTGDTFASLKCDCGSQLANALRMIAQEGGILLYMDQEGRGIGLKEKIKAYELQDKGFDTVEANKALGRGEDERTYEAAFQMLRALGVSKIRLITNNPRKAKALEEFGIEVVETVPAPGEVTEHNKPYLKVKAEKLGHKLPFKV